In Nicotiana tabacum cultivar K326 chromosome 2, ASM71507v2, whole genome shotgun sequence, the following proteins share a genomic window:
- the LOC142170546 gene encoding GDSL esterase/lipase At5g03980-like has product MASLSLPKVSLFCLLITLAFFSSPSAAQIKCNIRSLYQLGDSLADAGNVIRTPGASIIFRADKAPYGETFFKRPTGRFSDGRIIIDYISSAFNLPFLNAYLGTGASFDQGVNFAVAGGTALSTPFWTARNIRLPAWNTPLPAQLNWFKSHLQSTCGSNCTQTLSNSLIVMGEFGGNDYYNCFFQNKKIPEIRTYVPFVVAGIIRGIKDVIQLGATRVLVPGVYPFGCLPLYLTTFPDTNANAYDQLGCLRNYNEFASYHNRYLNRALVNLRREFPNVGIVYGGYYEALLTVLGSPSFGFNQSALLSACCGTGGQYNFSFRTVCGSTGVGVCSDPARYVHWDGIHLTDETHRRMTNIIVSDMISKFGCTNIRDSAVLSSY; this is encoded by the coding sequence ATGGCTTCACTTTCTCTACCCAAAGTATCTTTGTTTTGTTTACTGATAACCTTGGCTTTTTTCTCTTCTCCTTCCGCTGCccaaataaaatgcaacatcaGATCTCTTTACCAACTAGGAGATTCTCTGGCCGATGCTGGAAACGTCATCCGTACACCCGGCGCCTCAATCATATTTCGTGCCGACAAAGCTCCTTATGGCGAGACATTTTTTAAGAGACCTACTGGTCGCTTCTCAGACGGTCGTATCATTATCGACTATATTTCCTCTGCTTTCAACCTCCCCTTCCTTAATGCTTACTTGGGCACAGGCGCTTCTTTCGACCAAGGCGTCAACTTCGCTGTCGCTGGTGGCACGGCGCTGAGTACCCCTTTCTGGACTGCTCGCAATATTAGGTTGCCCGCCTGGAACACGCCACTACCTGCTCAATTAAACTGGTTCAAATCACATCTGCAGTCCACTTGTGGCTCAAATTGTACACAAACTCTCAGTAACTCCCTCATAGTAATGGGGGAATTTGGTGGCAATGACTACTACAATTGTTTTTTCCAAAACAAGAaaatacccgaaatccgaacaTATGTTCCTTTCGTTGTTGCTGGTATTATTAGAGGCATCAAAGATGTGATTCAGCTGGGAGCAACGCGCGTTTTGGTTCCAGGAGTTTATCCCTTCGGATGTCTGCCTCTATACTTGACAACTTTTCCTGACACTAATGCTAATGCTTATGACCAATTGGGGTGCCTGAGAAATTATAATGAATTTGCTTCATACCACAATAGGTACCTGAACAGAGCTCTTGTAAATCTACGACGCGAGTTCCCAAATGTTGGAATAGTCTATGGGGGTTACTACGAGGCGCTTTTGACTGTTCTTGGCAGTCCTTCCTTTGGATTTAATCAGAGCGCATTGCTCTCTGCCTGCTGTGGAACTGGAGGACAATACAACTTTAGTTTTAGGACTGTGTGTGGATCAACTGGTGTTGGGGTTTGCTCTGACCCAGCTAGATACGTGCACTGGGATGGCATTCATTTGACAGATGAAACTCATCGTCGTATGACAAACATTATCGTCAGCGACATGATTTCGAAATTCGGGTGTACCAACATTCGAGATTCAGCTGTACTATCTAGTTAT